Within the Acidipropionibacterium acidipropionici genome, the region CGATGTCGGCCACCGAGAAGGTGTAGCAGGCGCGGGCGTCCTCCACCTTGTGCAGCCCCCACTCGGCGAGCACATCGTTCATTCTCAGCTCAAGGGCTCCCGGGAAACTCGGCGTCGACCCCACCCGAGCAGACAGTTCCACGAGGGTCCGCATCATTCCCACCGGGACCGGGCGCACGGTGGGGGCCATGCAGGCGAACACCCCGCCGGGCCGCAGCACACGGGAGGCCTCGGCCACCAGCTTGCGCGGATCAGGTGTGGTGACCATGCCCATCGAGGTGACGACGGCGTCCGCCGAGGAGTCGGCCAGCGGGAGCGCGTCCTCGCTGCCGTGGACCCACCTCACCCGCTGCTCGCTCCGCTCGGCGAGACCCAACTCGGCGTCGTTGCGCTCCACGCCGATGACCAGCCGCTTCCCGTCGGCGATCTCGCGGCTCAGCGCGCCGGCCCCGCAGCACACGTCGACGACCACCCCGGCCGTCCGCGACACACTGCGGGCCAGCCATGCGTAGGGGTTGCGCTGACCTTCCCGGCAGCGTCCGATGGCCTCCTGGATCACCCCCGGACGCTCGGCGTGGAACCGCGCCAGGTAGTCGGGCCAGGGATCCTCGCGATTCCCCAGGCCGACCCTGCGTGCCGCCTCGCGCACCGAGGACAGATCCATCTCAGCGCCCGTCCGCGGGCACCACGAAGATGCCGTCGGCGTCGTGATCGGACAGTTCGACCGTCCCCGAAGCGCCGGCGACCGTCACCAGGCCGCCCTCGCGGCGGGCCCTCACCACCGATCCGACGCCGATCCCGGCCCCCTGGGTGCTCTGGAGGTTCGGCTCGGTGGCCTGGAAGTGCTCGGTGAGACGCCGGATGAGGACCGTGTACTCGGGGCCGTCCTCCTCGCCGAGGAACTCGGCCAGCGGCGTCGAG harbors:
- a CDS encoding class I SAM-dependent methyltransferase, with the protein product MDLSSVREAARRVGLGNREDPWPDYLARFHAERPGVIQEAIGRCREGQRNPYAWLARSVSRTAGVVVDVCCGAGALSREIADGKRLVIGVERNDAELGLAERSEQRVRWVHGSEDALPLADSSADAVVTSMGMVTTPDPRKLVAEASRVLRPGGVFACMAPTVRPVPVGMMRTLVELSARVGSTPSFPGALELRMNDVLAEWGLHKVEDARACYTFSVADIADADLIMGALYLPGSTQARRRSARNWLVRRAASRGPVDIAVPMRRVVAQKEPGPASGIA